ttttattaatatttattagaaAGAGAGGATTTTacacaacatcaacaacattataaacataaacccaAGAAATTTAACCAGTTACACAAATCAGATATGagaaatagcaaaaaaaaaattgaaagctacgattatataatttttaaatttataacaacTTTCATGcatcaatatttttcaaagatttgaaaaattgATATCACTATAGAATCTTCAAAATGTAGTCTTCAAATCTTTTGTCCTCCGTTGATGATAGTTAGACttcaaaactaataatatatatttcatgaaTTGGTTTGACGGAGCTTcgaaagagacaaagataaACCGTCTAAAGGATCCATGATCAATTTGTCGAGTGAAAACAACATGGATTTAGtataaaagaagtaaaatcagaccaaatttagatttatttggTCAAAAATTTCTGGTGGAGGAGACTAACAAAAACTGCCCAACAACAACACTATAGCCAAACTTTAAGGAATCAACAGATCGAACCGAAAAAGGTCAAGAAAAACATTGACGaggataattttttttgaaatacatAATCCAAAGCAAACATGCATACCATATTAGATAATACTATTATTCACTTTTTAAACTAACTGGTCACACAGATTGAAGATATTTTACCGTAATAAAATGGAAagtaaaaatgttattataaaatagaaatcatTTCGCCGATATTTTTATCCTTTGACAATCCTTGCTAAAATTTATCTACTTTTCGTCTCTAAACTTGTTTCACCAATTGAAAAAACGATTATCCCGATTTGTGGCTCTTGCCTCTCGTCTACCGGCTTATATTTGCAATCTGCAACATATCGTCGTCTCCCTATTCCATACGTATCAAGCGAGATATGTTCAGTCTCTGACTTGGCCttctaatattttgaaaattttggaatGCTTTCTTCAAGTGTATGAACCATATTGTATACTTCGAACTCGACTCTGATACTGACCTTATGGGTCCCCATCTTGCAACTCTTTCCGTTGTGAAGAGCATACTGCTGCAACCCTCCTCCTTTACAAAGAGAACAATTTGCTCCTTACCCTCCTTCATGAAGAAAACTGTTACAATGTGGTCTCCGGTCTGGAACCGTCCATTCTTCCAGTTGTTACTAtcttttggagaagaagtaaTACGTCTCATGCCGGTGAGAATTGAGGTCTTGGATTCCTTTTCAAAGTCAAATTGTCAATCGACTATGATTATTTACGACTTGCTTGTGGATGTAGTATCGACTTACGATTTTCTCGCTTTTGTCTATGTGCCTTATCGCTCATGTCTCCGAAAGTTGGATTTATCGTCAAGGTATCTATTCAGTTTATATTATGCTCTAATCAgtgtattaaattttgttgtcttaAGTCTTGGTTGTGATGAACCCTTATTCTCTCTAATTCCTCTTATCGTATGAATGGAAAAATCAGTCTTTGCACAAAGAAAGGATATGTAATagtgaaaattttcttttctaatatGTAAACTgaataaatcaaagaaataaaaaattcgGTCCATCTTCAGATCATAAATTCATATGTATAAACAAACAGgacaatttaatttaagatGTTAGACAAACATGTTTAGGTGTCGAACATGACACTTTAGTTTTCTCtctaataaaaatttctacatatttttatttaattgtgtgtttattttcataaatacaTGTCTTACTACTCACATCTACAACAATCACATGTCAttaatatagtatatatatacaataagaGTGACAATTTATAATAGCTTTCAACATTATGAACTTAACTGATTGTGCTTTTTATTGCTAGAATTTTATTATAGATATGTCAATTATATTTAGAATcgaaatttattttctttcatatctcCACAGCTTGTGTCCTTTATGACCGTTAATCTTTACCGctaatttttgatttattcataatggtaagattatttttttgctttttatttgataataaaGCAGATGATATGGTATGATGACAATTTTTATATACCTTctattaaatgtattttttttaaaaaaattggtgtgatgataatttttttaaaaaggttttactgtatttaaattttctaaaaaatacaTGTAAACATGAAAATACATTAAGATAAAATGATAAACcgttaatttatttttctgataaGTATTCTAAAATCTACTTATATATCTAAActtataaaacttaaaaacaaataaataggatttaaaaaataaaaataatcatcatGTACATATTTGGTATGGaatccaaaacaaatacaaaattttgacaaatgtCACACAACATTGATTAGGTGCTTATCAAGAAGATTAGCTCCTTATCATGATTAAGCTTTAATACGAAGACTCATTTCTTGACTAAGACTTGACTTCAATGGCGATTCTAAAACCCTAAGCGAGAATCCAAAAATGAGTGAAGAAGATCACATTGCTTAGGTGAAGAAGTCTCCGAAGAATCTCTCAAAACtatcttcgtcttctcttaCAATTCCGACGAACAGAGATTTCCATTCTCTCTCCAAGTCCGACGAGTTCAAGCGTCCGATCGATGAGTTAGCTTGGAGCTCGCAGTCTGTTCTTGAGACGATTGGTGGTAAGAAATCGATGAGATTTGATGATCCCATGGATGAGTTCAAGAGGAATCGAAAGATGGAGGAAGATTCGAAGAAGGTAATCGATGTGAAAGTGGCTGAGAGTGATAAGGGATTCGCGAAATTTGGCAAGGCAGAGGTTCCGTTTCATATACCGACGTTAACGAAGCCTCAAGAGGAGTATAAGATTTTGGTAGACAATGCTAATAATCCTTTTGAGCATGTTTTGTTGGAGAAGAGTGAAGACGGTCTTCGGTTCATTCATCCACTGGTTAGTTTCGTTGTCTCTGTGTTGATTCGTAGCTGTATAATGTAATATCTCGAGTGTGGAACTGTaatctttgatttgtttagGTTACCTTTTTCTGTATGTGATTTTGTTTGCATCTCTGTTCTCGTATTGTAGGAGGAACTATCTGTGATGGACTTTGTTGATAGAAATCTAAGTGAGATGAGACCTGTTAAGCCTCTCCCATTGGAAGAGACTCCATTCAAGCTAGTTGaagaagtcaaagatcttGAGGACTTAGCTGCTGCATTGCAAAGTGTTGAAGAGTTTGCTGTAAATTTTCTTCCTCTGATTGTTTTTAGTCCGATGTGCAATGTATTGTTAAAATGTGGCACTTTTTGGTAGAGGCTCTTAGAAGTTTGCTTGTGTTATAATGAGAATGAGCTTTCCTTAAAGTATCTGTCTCCAGTATATTGAGTAGACAAAGAGAACTTAATTTATGAGTTAGGATGATGGTATCTCTTTCCTTATTTATTATATCTTGTTTATCGTTCTTGCTTGAGTTTGTTGTCTTTTATTCCTTTTGTAGGTCGATCTGGAGCATAATCAGTATAGAACTTTTCAAGGATTAACATGCTTGATGCAAATCTCTACTAGAACCGAGGATTATATTGTTGATATATTCAAGCTTTGGGATCACATTGGTCCTTATCTAAGGGAACTCTTCAAAGaccctaaaaagaaaaaggttttctCCATAATGCGCAATGTGTTTTCTACAGAATTCCTAGAATATAGTTAATACAATATGAAACCATTTAACTTAACTAGGTAATCCATGGAGCAGATCGAGATATTATTTGGCTTCAACGGGACTTTGGCATTTATGTCTGCAATCTTTTTGACACAGGACAGGTTTGATTTctggttattttgttttgacatgGTCATATTACTTGGAGGTGTATGAGATCACCTTAACAGAACCCATTTTGGTAGTAATGTAGAAGAATGAAGACAATTTATtggaaaaaatgaaactcaatttttcttcctttgtttttgtctaCGCTCCAGAGAgtagaaatttgaaaatataactCTTCTGTCCCTGTATTCCTTTAATGATGTTCGTGACATTCTTGTGGCTATTAAACGATAACTTTGGTCTGAAGGTTCTTAAGGTTTAAAGTGTTATTAAATCTTAAGCagtacttttttgttttctgtcaGGCTTCAAGGGTGCTAAAGCTGGAGAGAAATAGTCTGGAATTTCTTCTGAAGCATTATTGTGGAGTTGCTGCAAACAAAGAGTGCATAACAATCCAATCTTAGTtaacttttgttctttttgcaTTCTCATTATCTCACTCTTCGTTCAATTTCTGTTTTGCTAATTGGCTGCAGATACCAAAAAGCAGACTGGAGAATAAGACCCCTTCCAGATGTAATGAAAAGGTTAGTATATTCTCTGTCTAGTCTCTCTCATGATTGCTTTGCATTGGTTGAGTTGAGCTAACACATTTGCATATAATGGCAGATATGCTAGAGAAGATACACATTATCTTTTGTACATTTATGATGTAATGCGAATGGAGTTGCACACAATGGCAAAGGAAGATGAGCAATCTGACTCTCCTCTGGTAGAGGTAACAATCAAAGTCTCCCGAATTCTATTggtatttctttttctagatTTTGATTAAAGGGAGACTGATAGAGTAAAGAAGATgctataataaaaaaacaccCACTTAATTAGACGTGACTCTTGTTCCCTTCTCTTTCAcccaaattttaaaagaaaccaaacatacCATTCTGCTCTTTCAATATTTAATAGAAATATTATGCCCAAAGTAAGATCTGTATAAAATAATTCATCCCCCTCGGTCCCTGCTttaactttggtttctttgatttttctaacTGATCCTTCCTGATGTCTCTGTGTCACGTATACGGTTGTTCGTTGGCACATGAAGATCAAGCATCAACTCATTTCTATTCATAATCTTCTCTTTTGAGTCGAGTGGGTCTATGCTTGGgatttttcagttttcgaTAACCATTTTGACGAAGTTATCAATGCTAACAGGTGTACAAGCGCAGTTATGACGTGTGCATGCAACTATATGAAAAAGAGCTTTGGACTAGGGATTCATATCTTCACGTTTATGGGTATGTTGCTTATTGTCCCCCTCATGAATCAAAATCTACGCTTTAGTTTTAATTGTTGCCTGGTGTACCTGTTCTTTGGCTATCCTGTCAATCGTTTTTGTGCTTTTATATGGAAGAGCAATACCCGATTAGGTTTAAAATCTTATGCATGGCTTATTAACTTAAAATAATCTCTAGTATGTGTTTCCATTTTGGCATTTTGTTAGGGTTCAGACAGGTAATCTCAATGCGGTTCAACTTTCCATTGTTGCGGTATGCTCTCAATTTGCGTAATGATACAAGGCACCCTTCATCTACCTTTCTTTTTACCATATGAAGCTTACATAATAGTTGCTGAGCTGCAGGGGCTTTGTGAATGGCGGGATCGGATTGCACGCGCAGATGATGAGAGCACCGGTTATGTATTGCCaaataaaactctttttgACATAGGTAGATAATTTACCATTTCATCTCCAGGTTCTTGGATATTTGTCGGTGGTTCCTAATTTGGTCTAACTCGTTTTATTAAATAACAGCCAAGGAGATGCCAATTGTTGTTGCCCAGTTGCGCCGTTTGTTGAAGTCAAAGCTTCCTTACCTCGAGCGTAATTTTGACGCAGTGATCAGTGTCATCAGACGATCAATGCAAAATGCAGCGGCATTCGAGCCAGTTGTTCAATCTTTGAAAGATAGGCGTCCTGAAACAGTAAGATATCTATTATGTTATGAATTAATAGTATAACtccttttggtttctttctgTTTATATAAGGAGTACGAAAAAAATGTGCTTGCCTTCTAATTCTGGAGTGGTTTTGGCAATGATTGCTGTTATCGAGTAGatatgttttgaaaaatatgtattCTTAAACCGTAGGTTTTAGTTGTGGTGTAGCagtgatcatatatatatgatgctTGCTTGATTGAAACAAGGTGCATTAGGAACTAAATCGTGCACCCTTCAATAGCATGTGAACTTGCAAAGAAATTATAACTAGAGGAGAGTTATTTGCAAGTGCTGATTGCTAGATGTTTCTTAATAGCCATGAGTCGTGAAAGCTTTATTATTGCATGCACTTGGTAAttatttatagtaaaaaatttctctttgctctgtcttttcttgatttaggTGGTTGAAATGAATATAGAACCTAAGATTGAGAAAACAGACACAGGAGCTTCAGCGTCTTCTCTGAGTCTGGAGAAGGTTTGTGTGGAtgattcaaagaaacaaagcagTGGTTTTGGAGTTTTGCCGTTAAAGAGGAAGTTGGAAAGTGACAAAACGGTGAGGTtgttatatactatatagtgtGAGAAGAGAACTTTACATATGTGTTTTAAAACTGTAGGTTTTTAGTTAAAGGGTATGTGCTTACCTGCTTGGTGAAAAGCAATTAGTAGTGATTATATATGATACTTGCTTGAGTGAATAGATTAGGTCATATAGAACCAAGTTTATTAGGAACTAAATCTTGCACCCTTCAATAGCATGTGGGCCAAAATACTATAACTAGAGGAGACTTATTTGCAAGTGCTAATTGCTAATCCAAATGTCTAGTAGTTTCGTGGTGCGAAACCATGAGATGTTACTTAAGAGCCATGAGTCATGACTGCTTTATTATTGCATGCACTTGGTAATTATTTATAGTGAAAATTTTCTCTTTGCTCTATGACATTTCTTGAATTAGGTGGTTGAAAAGAATATCGAACCTAAGATTGAGAAAACAGGCACAGaagcttcagcttcttctctgAGTTCGAAGAAGGTTTGTGTGGAtgattcaaagaaacaaagcagTGGTTTTGGAGTTTTGCTGTCAAAGAGGAAGTTTGAAAGTGATAACAAGGTGAGGTTGTTATATAGTGTGAGAATTGTACTTCACATAGAAATTTGTAAACACCGGTATCAATTGATTACATTACTAATCTGCTGAGAAAGAAGTTGCAGGTAAAAGAAGAGGTCAAAGTGTCCAAGTCCAAGCCAGATAAGGTAATCATAGTggtggatgatgatgatgatgatgatgatgatgagtcttATGAACAGAGCACGAAAGCCGCTGATGCTTTGGACAGAGTTTCGGAAACGCCTTCGAAGGGATCACCATCGTTGACTCAAAAGCCGAAGACATGTAATACAGAGGTTATTGTGttagacgatgatgatgactcggaaagcagagaagatgaagacatGCGTAGGAGAAGTGAGAAACATAGGAGATTCATGAATATGAAACGTGGCTTTCTTAACATTTAGAGCCCTTTCATTAGCTTTTGTGGTACATTATGCAATGTTTTGGTCGGTATCTTCAGACAATAGACAATCTATCTTGACTTGTATGTGTATACAACAGGTAgtcatatgttttatatatgttaattgaatttttgattaaccagaaacaaaacattgctcTTAGTGAAAGCAAATCCAGACTTGTCTGGACCAGACATATTTTTTAGTGGGTACGGGCAactatttaaagaaaacactACATGCTATGTAAATATAACACAGCTTACAACTATTTTTTTGGAGAGTTatggaaatattttttttataattgtttataCTTTGTAATTTTTAGTCGCTCTTGAgttcataaacaaaactaaaattacttgtttaaAATTGAGcaaaatattatgttttaaaaaacttttgtttttattgtttacaaaCCATGCTAAAGAACTACTATATTATAAAGGGTAATATTAGTAACTAGCCAAATGCTGAAAATTAAGTAACTAACCTTTTCTCACAATGACCAAACTATTCCTACGCTAAGATGATTATTACTTCTCAACAACACTACATCATCGTCCATTAATCTcatttccaagttccaaccaTGGTTCGGTGGATCAccgatgacaaaaaaataccTCAGTTAATTGGCTAACAGATGTCTTACGGATAAGTTCACGTACTCATCATCGTCAATGACTaggagggagagagagacaaagatcGGAGCTCACATATTCATCGTCAGTGACTAAGATTTCATGTGACTTTGTTAAATAGCATGAAGTATTGATAAATATGTAGAATTATTTCAAGAATTCAAACGACTCTATTGAACAACATGGTTTATATGCAGAATTTAGAAGATTTCATGTTACTTTGATAAATAACGTGAAATATTGATAAAATATGTAGATTTCTTTCAATAATTCATGTGATTCTGTTGAATAACATGGTATATATTGctaaatatatgtaatatatagaTCTATTAGTTTTAATagcatgttttatttttaaaatacatgTGTTTTGAGGTTTAGATTTATTCCCTTCGGATGTAATATTGGTGAGTGAAAGAGGGATCTAGCATGAGATCCAGCgagtaaataaataacaagGGGTGAGAGTTTCAACGAAAGGAAGAGATTCATGATAGAGATGTTTGTCTCACTTTATTAAAGAACATTGAAATATAGAATTCCTAAACCAAGAccaaatgtttaaatttaCGAAATCTCATAAAATCTAAAGCTAAGAAAATACAGAGTATTTCTATTATATTTACCTTTCTTATAAGCGGTAATGATGTTAATGTTATAGGGATTAGGCTTCACGATtgggttttaattttattaaatagatcaaatttaaattaattatagaaGACATTGTTTTCGCGTTTATTACAACACCACTAAAAACGTTTATCCACTTTTATTAGGGCGAACGACCTGTGTCCCCCTCGGAAGTTTCATATAGCATTAGAACTACACAAAATTTCAACCTCGATCTTGGTctacacaaataaaaagttcTAGTCCTATTTCTCCCTAATTTGAAAGTTCGAAACCTCAAAACACATAAACGTTTGATTAATTGGTTTATAACATAAACTGATATTAAACCACTTAAACCAATcctaaaccaaattaaaaatatgaccCATCTCCTTCTACCCCATTTGACCCGTCTCCTTCTCCGCCATCACCTCCCGATTACAAAACCAACATATACATCTCCATTCTTGGAATTGAAATTCTCCGTTTCGTTGTCTatagaagaaattgaagaattttcctccattgtttttggaaaaacatCATTTGTGAACACATTATTTGAAAGAGCATTGCGGATATATGAATTTGGAGTTAAGTCAATCTCAAATTTTAGTCTTTGACTGAAACTCtattttgctcttctttttcaataaatttttctGGAAATAAAGCAAGTCCTGAGGGGAAACCATGACATCGTTCGTAGAGGAGACAAACCCAACGATTTGGAATCTCATTGTTGTCTCATTTTGGTGAATCGTTATCATTTTGTAGCTTATGACACGGTTTTTGTGccattaacattttaatagTTGCAGAGATCAAAAAGCAATgtaaaacagagacaaaaattGTAGAGCTTGAGTAAATCGAGttatacaacaaaacaacaaagccaatttaatcataatcttaaaaagcaaaaccaaaaataaatccattgtatcttctaatcTTATTTATCCTTGACTGAAAGTGTCTTGAGAAAGTTTGTCCGGAGAAATAATGCATTGAGAAGGCTCTAATAACTATCTGATTTATCGTGTGGTTGTGGCTGAGATGATTTGCAACGTGGCTGATATGAtccgtcttcatcatcatgaaTTTCTCCCTCAACAATCAATTGATTAAATTTCTGGGTTCTCTCAAATTCTAGTGTTCATTGATTCTGAGATTTGGGGATTTTCGATCTTAAATCGGGTCTACTCAGGTTAAATCCGGTTCAGTTTAGTCCTAATGTGGTTAACGATGTCTGGGTAACAAAAAAACGATTATAAACTatgtttatgtgtgttttaggtttgaattttgattttatgtgttttgagGTTTCGAACTTTCAAATTAGGGAGAAATAGgactaaaactttttatttgtgtgGACCAAGATCGAGGTTGGAATTCGGTGTAGTTCTAGTGCTATATGAAACTTCCAAGGGACACACAGGTCGTTCACCCCTTTTATTATGATACTATTAAACAACCTTCAGCAATCAGCATATGCGATTATGATGAACAAATTTCACAAACAATGATATCTCATCGTAGTTTTCTCTACAACACTCGGATCCATAACGAACGTTCTTCATGTACGACATCTCCTTGGTGGATATGCTCTATTGCAACATGCATAAGGTACCATGTACTTCATGATAATTCCATCATTAATCTGCAAAAAATGCATTTTTAAAGAGTCGAATCTCATACTTTGTGTAGAAACCTTTAACTCTTTCACCATTGGTCAAAAAACTTTCACATTTTAGAGGTTTGAAGAGGAAAATAAAGCTAGTTAAGCTTTGAACACGTTTAATAAACTATAGAGAAAACAACGGAGGAGACATAAAAAACGGGGGCAActatagtttcattttttgaaattaatatcACGAGGAATATTTTTCGATGAGcaataatatgtaaaatatatggCGAATTACAAAAACAACCATATTTGATAATATAGTGAAGAATATAGTATCACAATTCaaacaataaagaaactaTAGCATAAGGGGTGAGTAGGCATGTCAATTAAGGCAAAATCATGCAGGTTAGTCTTGTCCAACCCTGAAAAGTATAAGGCTTAGCCTTAAATATGTGTCCATATAAAATCGGGCTTTCCGTCTAAGCCCGTTTGGGCTAACGGGGGTTTTAGACTTAGCCCGATCAGACTCGGGCCTATCAAGATAATTGGCTGGGGTCGTAATGCCTTCGAGAGCAAAAGCTGTTCTGCTTGTCATGTTGCTGCCAGTTCCGTTTC
This sequence is a window from Arabidopsis thaliana chromosome 1 sequence. Protein-coding genes within it:
- a CDS encoding Polynucleotidyl transferase, ribonuclease H fold protein with HRDC domain-containing protein (Polynucleotidyl transferase, ribonuclease H fold protein with HRDC domain; FUNCTIONS IN: 3'-5' exonuclease activity, nucleic acid binding; INVOLVED IN: nucleobase, nucleoside, nucleotide and nucleic acid metabolic process; LOCATED IN: intracellular; EXPRESSED IN: 21 plant structures; EXPRESSED DURING: 13 growth stages; CONTAINS InterPro DOMAIN/s: Polynucleotidyl transferase, ribonuclease H fold (InterPro:IPR012337), 3'-5' exonuclease (InterPro:IPR002562), Helicase/RNase D C-terminal, HRDC domain (InterPro:IPR002121); BEST Arabidopsis thaliana protein match is: Polynucleotidyl transferase, ribonuclease H fold protein with HRDC domain (TAIR:AT5G35910.1).), encoding MRFDDPMDEFKRNRKMEEDSKKVIDVKVAESDKGFAKFGKAEVPFHIPTLTKPQEEYKILVDNANNPFEHVLLEKSEDGLRFIHPLEELSVMDFVDRNLSEMRPVKPLPLEETPFKLVEEVKDLEDLAAALQSVEEFAVDLEHNQYRTFQGLTCLMQISTRTEDYIVDIFKLWDHIGPYLRELFKDPKKKKVIHGADRDIIWLQRDFGIYVCNLFDTGQASRVLKLERNSLEFLLKHYCGVAANKEYQKADWRIRPLPDVMKRYAREDTHYLLYIYDVMRMELHTMAKEDEQSDSPLVEVYKRSYDVCMQLYEKELWTRDSYLHVYGVQTGNLNAVQLSIVAGLCEWRDRIARADDESTGYVLPNKTLFDIAKEMPIVVAQLRRLLKSKLPYLERNFDAVISVIRRSMQNAAAFEPVVQSLKDRRPETVVEMNIEPKIEKTDTGASASSLSLEKVCVDDSKKQSSGFGVLPLKRKLESDKTVVEKNIEPKIEKTGTEASASSLSSKKVCVDDSKKQSSGFGVLLSKRKFESDNKLQVKEEVKVSKSKPDKVIIVVDDDDDDDDDESYEQSTKAADALDRVSETPSKGSPSLTQKPKTCNTEVIVLDDDDDSESREDEDMRRRSEKHRRFMNMKRGFLNI
- a CDS encoding Polynucleotidyl transferase, ribonuclease H fold protein with HRDC domain-containing protein; this translates as MRFDDPMDEFKRNRKMEEDSKKVIDVKVAESDKGFAKFGKAEVPFHIPTLTKPQEEYKILVDNANNPFEHVLLEKSEDGLRFIHPLEELSVMDFVDRNLSEMRPVKPLPLEETPFKLVEEVKDLEDLAAALQSVEEFAVDLEHNQYRTFQGLTCLMQISTRTEDYIVDIFKLWDHIGPYLRELFKDPKKKKVIHGADRDIIWLQRDFGIYVCNLFDTGQASRVLKLERNSLEFLLKHYCGVAANKEYQKADWRIRPLPDVMKRYAREDTHYLLYIYDVMRMELHTMAKEDEQSDSPLVEVYKRSYDVCMQLYEKELWTRDSYLHVYGVQTGNLNAVQLSIVAGLCEWRDRIARADDESTGYVLPNKTLFDIAKEMPIVVAQLRRLLKSKLPYLERNFDAVISVIRRSMQNAAAFEPVVQSLKDRRPETVVEMNIEPKIEKTDTGASASSLSLEKVCVDDSKKQSSGFGVLLSKRKFESDNKVKEEVKVSKSKPDKVIIVVDDDDDDDDDESYEQSTKAADALDRVSETPSKGSPSLTQKPKTCNTEVIVLDDDDDSESREDEDMRRRSEKHRRFMNMKRGFLNI
- a CDS encoding Polynucleotidyl transferase, ribonuclease H fold protein with HRDC domain-containing protein, which gives rise to MRFDDPMDEFKRNRKMEEDSKKVIDVKVAESDKGFAKFGKAEVPFHIPTLTKPQEEYKILVDNANNPFEHVLLEKSEDGLRFIHPLEELSVMDFVDRNLSEMRPVKPLPLEETPFKLVEEVKDLEDLAAALQSVEEFAVDLEHNQYRTFQGLTCLMQISTRTEDYIVDIFKLWDHIGPYLRELFKDPKKKKVIHGADRDIIWLQRDFGIYVCNLFDTGQASRVLKLERNSLEFLLKHYCGVAANKEYQKADWRIRPLPDVMKRYAREDTHYLLYIYDVMRMELHTMAKEDEQSDSPLVEVYKRSYDVCMQLYEKELWTRDSYLHVYGVQTGNLNAVQLSIVAGLCEWRDRIARADDESTGYVLPNKTLFDIAKEMPIVVAQLRRLLKSKLPYLERNFDAVISVIRRSMQNAAAFEPVVQSLKDRRPETVVEKNIEPKIEKTGTEASASSLSSKKVCVDDSKKQSSGFGVLLSKRKFESDNKVKEEVKVSKSKPDKVIIVVDDDDDDDDDESYEQSTKAADALDRVSETPSKGSPSLTQKPKTCNTEVIVLDDDDDSESREDEDMRRRSEKHRRFMNMKRGFLNI
- a CDS encoding Polynucleotidyl transferase, ribonuclease H fold protein with HRDC domain-containing protein, with protein sequence MRFDDPMDEFKRNRKMEEDSKKVIDVKVAESDKGFAKFGKAEVPFHIPTLTKPQEEYKILVDNANNPFEHVLLEKSEDGLRFIHPLEELSVMDFVDRNLSEMRPVKPLPLEETPFKLVEEVKDLEDLAAALQSVEEFAVDLEHNQYRTFQGLTCLMQISTRTEDYIVDIFKLWDHIGPYLRELFKDPKKKKVIHGADRDIIWLQRDFGIYVCNLFDTGQASRVLKLERNSLEFLLKHYCGVAANKEYQKADWRIRPLPDVMKRYAREDTHYLLYIYDVMRMELHTMAKEDEQSDSPLVEVYKRSYDVCMQLYEKELWTRDSYLHVYGVQTGNLNAVQLSIVAGLCEWRDRIARADDESTGYVLPNKTLFDIAKEMPIVVAQLRRLLKSKLPYLERNFDAVISVIRRSMQNAAAFEPVVQSLKDRRPETVVEMNIEPKIEKTDTGASASSLSLEKVCVDDSKKQSSGFGVLPLKRKLESDKTVRLLYTI
- a CDS encoding Polynucleotidyl transferase, ribonuclease H fold protein with HRDC domain-containing protein (Polynucleotidyl transferase, ribonuclease H fold protein with HRDC domain; FUNCTIONS IN: 3'-5' exonuclease activity, nucleic acid binding; INVOLVED IN: nucleobase, nucleoside, nucleotide and nucleic acid metabolic process; LOCATED IN: intracellular; EXPRESSED IN: 21 plant structures; EXPRESSED DURING: 13 growth stages; CONTAINS InterPro DOMAIN/s: Polynucleotidyl transferase, ribonuclease H fold (InterPro:IPR012337), Helicase/RNase D C-terminal, HRDC domain (InterPro:IPR002121), 3'-5' exonuclease (InterPro:IPR002562); BEST Arabidopsis thaliana protein match is: Polynucleotidyl transferase, ribonuclease H fold protein with HRDC domain (TAIR:AT5G35910.1); Has 4852 Blast hits to 4794 proteins in 1324 species: Archae - 0; Bacteria - 2587; Metazoa - 382; Fungi - 243; Plants - 209; Viruses - 1; Other Eukaryotes - 1430 (source: NCBI BLink).), yielding MRFDDPMDEFKRNRKMEEDSKKVIDVKVAESDKGFAKFGKAEVPFHIPTLTKPQEEYKILVDNANNPFEHVLLEKSEDGLRFIHPLEELSVMDFVDRNLSEMRPVKPLPLEETPFKLVEEVKDLEDLAAALQSVEEFAVDLEHNQYRTFQGLTCLMQISTRTEDYIVDIFKLWDHIGPYLRELFKDPKKKKVIHGADRDIIWLQRDFGIYVCNLFDTGQASRVLKLERNSLEFLLKHYCGVAANKEYQKADWRIRPLPDVMKRYAREDTHYLLYIYDVMRMELHTMAKEDEQSDSPLVEVYKRSYDVCMQLYEKELWTRDSYLHVYGVQTGNLNAVQLSIVAGLCEWRDRIARADDESTGYVLPNKTLFDIAKEMPIVVAQLRRLLKSKLPYLERNFDAVISVIRRSMQNAAAFEPVVQSLKDRRPETVVEMNIEPKIEKTDTGASASSLSLEKVCVDDSKKQSSGFGVLPLKRKLESDKTVVEKNIEPKIEKTGTEASASSLSSKKVCVDDSKKQSSGFGVLLSKRKFESDNKVKEEVKVSKSKPDKVIIVVDDDDDDDDDESYEQSTKAADALDRVSETPSKGSPSLTQKPKTCNTEVIVLDDDDDSESREDEDMRRRSEKHRRFMNMKRGFLNI